The sequence TAGTAAGGAAATGAATATCAATCAATCACTTTCTAGTCAGATAGTCTACTAGGTACCTTTGCATATAGTATTTCATCCTCACCCCAGAACCTGAGTGTTCAGGTTCCATTTTTGTCACCATGTAGCAGAGATGAAGAATCTGAAATGTTGGGAGTAAATTTAACTCATTCAAAATGACACAAGTAAGCAGGCTTCAGTCGGCCTGACCCATCATATTTATTGTGAGTTAGAGAGATGAGACACTGACCTAGGCCAGGCTGTGACAAAACATAACAGCTGGGAGAAAATGCAGAAGAGAGATCATGGATTCCAATACCAGCTATGAGCACCAGACAAGACACACCTAGGCTTCCTGCACATCACTTTACTCCTCAGCAAACTGGGagtttaaaaagtaacaaatcccatctgggcgcagtggctcacgcctgtaatcccagcactttgggaggccgaggcaggcagatcacgaggtcaagagatggagaccatcctggccaacatggtgaaaccccgtctctactaaaatacaaaaaattagctgggtgtggtggtgggcgcctgtagttccagctacctaggaggctgagggaagagaattgcttgaacctgggaggcagaggttgcagtgagctgagatcgcaccactgcactccaacctggtgacagagcaagactccatctccaaaaaaaaaaagtaacaaatccCACAAGCTTATCATGGCATGGCTTGGCTCCTGGAAGTAACGGGATGTGCTTATATAGAGGAAAATGCTGAGCGCTCCTGGACAGCCTGCTGTTCTTCCTGCAGATGCTGACAGCAGCCTCAGGCCTCAAAAAACTCAAATGATGGCTTTAACTCCAGATGTAAGGATGGAAAAAAAAGTGCCTTAGCTCCATCCCaaagtaaacataaaatttgcagggaaacagaaaggaaaagaaacagcaaaagtaTCCAGGAGATAAGCCTAGGGAAAAGTCAAAGGTCGGAGAGTGGTAGATACTGCCGGCTAAGAGTTTAGACCAAGACAGCTCAGGAGGCAATAAAACAGGTCACCAAAGAGCATCAGACATGCCAAATAGCCCAGACAACTGAAAAAGGAGCTGCCCGCCCACCTATCACAAGAGGAGCCTGGGGCCAAAAAGTATCAAATATGCCGAGCAGACCATACACTTCTGGTGCACAGCTGggtttaaagaagaaagaatttatgGTGTGAAAGACAATACGACAATATGCAAATCCTGCTGTTGAACctaaatccaaaaagaaaaagaaaatgatgatacTTTTTTAACCTTAAGAAACTTAGCTATACCGGCAATAATAAAAATTGTCAATAATCCTAATAAAAATATGTGGTCTACAAAGTGTTTCCATAAACAGTTTTCCATGCTTCCTTTGGCAAGTTTATAAAGTAAGTAGAGAAGACACGGTTATCTCCACTCTACCTTTGGGGCAACTAAAGCTAGGAGAAGCCACATGTCTTATCCAAAGACACAGAGCTATTAAGGTCGTAAATGTCAGAGCTAGAATCCAGGTTCTGGTAAGTGAGTCTCAACCTAGCTCATTGGAGGCTCATCACCTGTAGAGCTTCTAAAACTCCCAGTGACCAGGCTGAATCCCAGATCAATCAAATCAGACTCCCTGAGAGCAGACTCAAGCCtcaaaaaattgtttaagttccctggGTGATTTCAAAcacagccaaggttgagaaccactgtcctgcCGTGTGTCTGATGATGATGACAGAGCACCTGGAAATAATTTGAAAGCCACATGGAAATGTTTAAGGGGAGGTATAGCTACAACGATTGAGatttttatggtttaaaaaaCATGGCAGAATTTACAGATCCTATAAATTTTGCCTCCAGccagaatttttctttattccaggATGCCATCTCTAGTCAAAGCACGTTTAGAAAGTTCTGTTTTGTTAATGTCTGTATCTTTTTAATATCCAGTTTGCTGATAACAAACCTTTGTCCTTTGAGGATAGGTTTGACTTTTTTGAAGCTGTTCAAAGAGAAACCTTGTGAGTGACGTAGACAATCAATTTGgatcatttttaaaaccacctcCATAGGATTGTGACTCATAATTGAATCTAAAGGCAGTTCCTGAAGAGACTTGCCAAAAATTAGTGGGAATCTGTGCATAGggttcaacaatgtgaatgtacttaatgcccctgaattgtacattaaaaatggctaaaatggtaaattttatgttgtacatattttaccacaataaaaataaaatcagaggtcTGGCAAGGTTACGTTTCTCTTTAAAGGGTCTAGAGGAGAATCCTTGCTTTTTCCAAGATCTAGAGATGAcctgcattctttggctcatgacccacttcctccatcttcaaatccTGCAAGGACAAGGCAGGTTCTTCTCACATCACATCACTCTGACCTGGGTCCATAGTTTCATCACCTTCtcactcttctgcctccctcttccacttttaagaacCCTGAGTCCACCTGATAATCCGAGATAATCTCCCTATCGtaaagtcagctgattagcaactttaattccatctgcaacttcGATTTCCTTTTTTATGTAATCTAACATATTCCCAGGTTCCAGGAATTAGAACATGAACATTTTGATGAGGGATGGAGGGGAcaattattctgtctaccacaggaGCTATTAGCAGTACTTTTgtattattgtaaaataatatacataagcAGGATGTGGAATAAAGAAACAAGCAACATGAGAGAGAGCCTCTGGACTGAGCTTGACCTTGGGTTTGGAGGAAATCACAGACACAGGGTGAATcatagtagagacagagttccaGGTCAGAGGTTTCTCACAAGCCAAGCAGCAAAGCACAAATCCAAATCCATCCTGGAActtgagttttaaaaagaagaatcaagGGAGAAATTATGGTGGAGAGAATCATCGctttatgaaaacaaacaaaaatatattttttatatatatttatatatatatatatatacatataaaattccGATTCACTTGATCATTTTAGGACACAGGACTATGTTTCACCCAGGTGGAGTCTGATACCCGCTGGGAAAGCCTGGTGTGGTGGGAAAAGTCAGAGACCTCTGATCCCTTCAGATCAAAATGGCCCTCTATGTTTTCGGGAGGTCTATGCTTAAACACTTCCATGGGTCTTCATGAGAGTCAAAGAAAGATGCCCTTTCTTGATAAACACCAATGCCATTGGGTACCAGCATTGTCCCTTTCGGTACTCAGAGTTCCTTCTAGCACCCACCAGCTGTTCACAGTGCCAGGGGACTGGGCCTTATAAGAGCACTACTTGGGGACTAGTTTTTTAACAAATTATCAGTAAGTTGCAGTCAGGAACTGTGTGTTTCTTCATGTGTCTCTACCCATCCCACCACCCAGCGTCTGCACAGAGTAGGTATTCAACAGGTACTGGTTGGATTGAATTGAGAAAGGCCAAAGGATCAAATAAAGAGTTGACGGGGTCTCTAAGACCTGGAGTCGAGGAGGGAGGACAGAAGCTGGAAGCCCAGGCTGATAATGATCAACCCACACAAGGGAAAGGAGGAATTCCTGGGTATAGCAGGGCAGGTCAGAGGGTTTCTTCGCTGGGAAATGCCTGGACCACCAATAACCCAGAATAATACAGCACTGAACCTGAAACTCCTGCTGAAAGAACATGAGTTTTCCAGAGCTTCTTTCCAGCCCGCAGCTCATGCCTCCTCCATTCAGAATAGGATACAAGCAGCTCTGGGAGATGTCCAAGTTAGAAGGGAAATCCAAGAATAGCTAAGGGGAGATAGGGACTGCAGCACTCAGCACCTCCACCCTCCTTCCCACTGGCCTGCCTGCCTCGCTCCTGGGTCCAGGGCACCAGATTCACCATCTTCCCCTGAGGCATGAAACTGCTCTGGTATCCAAGAGTCAGGCCATTATATGGCCTGTCTTTCAAGTGGCTTTTTATAGCGTACTCAGGTGATGAGCACGTTGaaacaaatgaatacaaatgaaaaagGCATCTGCTTTGCCAAGGAAATGATATTTATTAGGAGGTTAAAAGGGAGGCCCACTGGCACATCAGAGAGTTCTCTGGGTGAGCATAGGAAGGAACAGACCCCCAGGAAGGAAAGGGTGAGCAGGACAGTCTGGAGTAGTTGGGGAGGCTACAGGCTTTGGGTGAGTTTCTTGGCTGCCTTACGCGGGCAACTCCAGCCATGCAAATGATGTTTTCAGGCCCCTTTTGTTGAACCAGAGCCAGGTCACAGCTCTGGAGTCCTGGGCCCTGCATCCTTGCTCCTCTGGCATTCCCTAGGTTCTAGCGCACGAAGGAATTGCAGGGCCCACAGCGGGGGCGTGGGGCACAGGGTGTGCAGGGGGCAGGAGGGACACAAGAGGTACAGGGATTGGAGAGACAGGGTCCGATGGGCTTGCTGCACGCGTTGGTCGTGGCACAGGGATTGCTGGGCAGACTGGAGACAAAAGAATGATGTGGAAAAGTGAGTTAAGggcaattttaaaatcatatgccAGAGATATCCCCAAGGGTAAGAATGCCTGGGTCAAGGGACTTGACCTGGCCTAGAACAGAAAAGGCACAGACTCCCCTGCTACAAAGATAACTAACTCAAATTGTTAATGGTCTCCCTGCCATAGAGCACCAAGGTAGACAGAAACTCTGAAACTCTGATGTCTACTCTCAAATCCATTCATGCCAAACTGATGACATGGGGTGAGTCATTTACCTTCTCCAAGCCCCAGTTTACTTTCCTGTAGAATGGAGGGAATACTGATCCAGCCCACCTGGTGGTAATTATAAGATCAAATCAGGTAGCCTATGGGAATGTACCCACTAGGCAATACAGTATTGTAAAAAGTAAGGCATTGATCACATATCATGCAGTCATGCATATTATCATACTAGAATGCAAAGACTTGGCAGTGCAATTTCAGTTTGTACATCAAACAACTCTTGCTACCAAaccatttatgttttaaatgatgGCCATATTATGTTGTCTGAGTTCTGTTTGAGCATGTCTAGTGTGAAGGCATAATTTCCTTTCCAAGGTATGCAATATTTGCATGGTGTCTAACTGTTACACTCACACGTGCATCATTTCATCAAACACGTCTGCCCATGTACTCACTTGCAGTCCTCGCTCTCCAGCAGGCTCCGGTATGTGTTGATCTCACACTCCAGCCGGGCACGCACATCCAGCAGCACCTGGTACTCCTGGTTCTGCCGCTCCAGGTCACTGCGGATCTCCGCCAGCTGGGACTCCACGTTGGTGATCAGGCTCTGCACCTGGGACAGCTGGGAGCTGTAGCGGGCCTCACTCTCTGTCAGCGTGTTTTCCAGAGAGTCTCGCTGTGGTGGAGAAGATTGGGAATGTCAGAGAGCTGCTCCTTCAAAGGGTTTCTTCACAGGATTACAAGGAAGTCACAAGCTCCAAGAGCTAAGGAGAGTGTGTGGCCCCAAGCACATCCCCGggactctgcctcccaagttcccGTCGCTCACCAGCAGGTCTGAACAATACACACCAGGTTGTGCTGGGCCTGCAGCTCGATCTCCAGGGCGTTGACTGTGCGTCTCAGCTCGATGATCTCCGCCTGGTAGGACTGCAGCTGCTCTGAGCTGGATACCACCTGCTTGTTCAGCTCCTCGGTCTGAAACACCCAAGGGGAGAAAGGATCAGACCCTGCCTCCGGGGCCCTGGGGGGCCTTGGGTCCTGAGGGGCCACGTGCTTAGATGCCCACCTGCGTGGTGAACCATTGCTCCACTTCCCTGCGGTTGGTTTCCACCAGGGCCTCATACTGACTCCTGGTCTCGTTCAGCACCCGATTCAGGTCCACAGTGGGAGCAGCATCCACCTCCACATTGAGGCGGTCTCCAAGCTGGCAGCGCAGGGTATTGACCTCCTATGGATGCAGAAAATACAAGAGTTACTATGCTCAGCAAAGAATGAACTCTAAGGAATGGCATTGCTTGTTGAAACCCTGTTAGTCTATTTTCTCGGAAAAGAAACTTTGAGTGGAGCAGTTTGTGACAGCTCAAGGCACTCCATGTGGCAtagccccctccccaccatctGCTGTGCCATGGCACTTGGCttcagaaaaaaatcccaaaagttTGCTTGGATGCCACTGAAGGATGAACTAATTGATATTCAACTTTCCCAGTTTACAATTGGCTGTGAGGACCTCAGAATGCCAAAAAAAATAGGCTGTGCAATTTCAGACCATATATCAAAAAACTCTTGCTGTCAAGTAAGAGGTAAGAGCATGTCATGGCCCCTCCCAAGAGAGAGGAAGAATCTCACAAACACTCTTCACCAATACTTTGAAAGAGTAGAGACTCACATTTATAAGgtttgatattttttttcttggcctttgccaaaaaaaaaaaaaaaagactttacaaAGCAATAACACTGCAATGCTAGGACTCATTCTACAACTATTGATCAACTGCAAGCACATGGAGCTGCTCCGGGCAACTCAAATAATGTGCTAGTTTAAAGTGAAAGATGTTTCCTGTCTGGGAACATGAACAGGTCTTATCTCTCTCCAATTTTTCTCTTACCGTGATGTTTTCAAAGGAAACCCTCAGTCTTGTACTCATACTCTGCATTCTGCTGCCCCAAATCACTAAAGCAACCCTGagccagaggctgagacaggtttGTGCATTTCTCATTTCTAGTCTCACCTGCTCATGGTTGCTCTTGAGGCAGAGCAGCTCCTCCTTCAGGGACTCCACCTGGGCCTCCAGGTCGGACTTGCACAGGGTCAGCTCATCCAGGATCCTGCGCAGACCGTTGATGTCCGACTCCACCAGCTGCCGCAGGGACAGCTCGGTCTGGTACCTGCGCAAGGACAGGGTCAGAGTACTACCTGGTAGATCTTCAAGACTCACAGGAATGATTTTTGATAACCTCATGTGCCTTATCTTTCCACTTTCTGTAATGAATaggcccaggagacagaggtttctgGAGGCTCCATCAATACCCAATATTCATCCCAAAACAAACAGATTGATGTGAGTCCTCAtccatttttgcatttctttgcttGGTTCTCCCCAGTCCTCTGCAGAATCCTTCACAACAAGTGGGTAGATCTGTTTTCAGATGGAAATCCCTTTTCTTTAAAGATTAAACAGAAGCAATTGACACTAGTGCAAATTCCGAACAACTCACTTGGTTCTGAAATCATCCGCAGCCAGCTTGGCGTTGTCGATCTGCACCACAAGCCTGGCATTCTCAGACTTGGTACACAGGATCTGGGGAGTGAGAGGTGGCTTAGTGAGgactgaaaataaatatgaaatcatcaactttttaaaaatgacttaagccattttgaaataaaagaggaagcaAGAATTATGACAGCACAGAAGCAAGAAACACACTTCTCTATCACAGACAGAATCACAGCAAACTCTCTTGCTTGGAGATGACAGCAATGCCGCTCACCTTCTGCTGGAGCTCCTCAATGGTCTTAAAATAGGACTGGTAACTGGGGCACAGCAAGGGCTCCTGCTGCTGAGACCGCTCCCGGATGAGGTTCTCCAGCTCCGCGTTGTCCCGCTCCAGCTGACGCACTTTCTCCAGGTAGCTGGCCAGGCGGTCGTTCAGGAACTGCATAGTCTCCTTCTCGCTACCATTGAAGGAGCCCTCGCAGAACCAGTTGCAGTTGCTCACATTGGCGGGGATGTTGCAGGCCCCGGGCAGGGTGCAGCTGTGGCAGCTGGGGGGCACGCAGGGCCGGGAGGAGCAGCTGGTGCGGCAGCTCAGGCTGGGCAGGCAGAAGTTGTAGGGCATAgtgctgggagggagggagggagtgccTGGCTGAAGACAGAGTCTAAATTCTCCAAGCCACAGAGCTGTGGGTCTCCTTCCTCTAGGGAGCATTTATATCCCACTGCAGAGGGTGTGGACACAGTatgtaatgtcttttttctttttatttcttcacttcttTTCAAACGCCCTTTCCTTCAGTCTGTTATTTGCCTTCCTCTGAAGAGTCCCTTCTCCCATAAAATTCTTTACTTGGGCTTCTTGCTAAGTCAGGACTCCTCCGCAGACAGTCCACCCATGAAATCAGAGTTCTGTGGTAGGCCTTCAAAGAGGCTACACAGTCCAGCCCAAGTATCTGCCCTCATTAATTGAGGTGTTGATCCATCCGATGACATTCTTTTGTGTCACATAATTCTGCAGGCCCATAAACATACTCATGTCCTGGTCCACCTGCCGTTTCTAGGGAGAAACACGGATTGATTTGAGGAAGAAGTTGCATTAAGAGGCCACAGTGGACTGTCTTTCCCTC comes from Homo sapiens chromosome 17, GRCh38.p14 Primary Assembly and encodes:
- the KRT31 gene encoding keratin, type I cuticular Ha1; this encodes MPYNFCLPSLSCRTSCSSRPCVPPSCHSCTLPGACNIPANVSNCNWFCEGSFNGSEKETMQFLNDRLASYLEKVRQLERDNAELENLIRERSQQQEPLLCPSYQSYFKTIEELQQKILCTKSENARLVVQIDNAKLAADDFRTKYQTELSLRQLVESDINGLRRILDELTLCKSDLEAQVESLKEELLCLKSNHEQEVNTLRCQLGDRLNVEVDAAPTVDLNRVLNETRSQYEALVETNRREVEQWFTTQTEELNKQVVSSSEQLQSYQAEIIELRRTVNALEIELQAQHNLRDSLENTLTESEARYSSQLSQVQSLITNVESQLAEIRSDLERQNQEYQVLLDVRARLECEINTYRSLLESEDCNLPSNPCATTNACSKPIGPCLSNPCTSCVPPAPCTPCAPRPRCGPCNSFVR